Proteins from a genomic interval of Schistocerca serialis cubense isolate TAMUIC-IGC-003099 chromosome 11, iqSchSeri2.2, whole genome shotgun sequence:
- the LOC126426650 gene encoding piggyBac transposable element-derived protein 2-like, whose protein sequence is MSIVHVPNTRDYWGEDTGTHLIKTTMTVNQYEQIHKFLHFNDNSAMIPRGEKGHDRLFKIRPIIELMRSRFQTIPVEECVSVDEQICSTKARSYLKQYMPNKPHKYGYKLFVISGISGYAYDFEIFTGDENEPEKRVTGEEDLGASANVVVRLSRILPRNMNHKLYCDNYYTSLPLLVWLHKQGIYSLGTVRRNRVPDCKLPSEAELKKMARGASVERVTKVDGVDISNVVWKDNKSVMLLSTLAGQQPIHEAGRYDKKAKSRITIPCPQIIKLYNKHMGGVDLDSIMARHKILVKSRKWYIRLFYHLLDMGVVNSWLLYRRVAETKGIRRTMKLSEFRMEIAHCLCRSGQTSAKRGRPSNELENQIQAKKTKGPTAHAPPQDVRLDQVGHPPSYLQVGPINEQDKMSTQNDGLSLAYNNLNIAMSAPNRVFQCCLT, encoded by the exons ATGTCAATAGTTCATGTACCTAATACGAGGGATTACTGGGGAGAAGATACTGGTACTCATCTGATCAAGACAACAATGACAGTGAATCAGTATGAGCAAATACATAAGTTTCTTCACTTCAATGACAACAGTGCAATGATACCCAGGGGTGAAAAAGGTCATGATAGACTCTTCAAGATAAGACCCATAATAGAATTGATGAGATCTCGGTTTCAAACAATACCTGTTGAGGAGTGTGTTTCTGTTGATGAACAGATATGTTCAACAAAGGCTAGAAGTTATTTGAAACAATACATGCCAAACAAGCCTCATAAATATGGATACAAATTATTTGTTATTAGTGGCATATCTGGTTATGCCTACGATTTTGAGATTTTCACTGGAGATGAAAATGAACCAGAAAAAAGAGTGACTGGGGAGGAAGACTTGGGAGCAAGTGCAAATGTTGTAGTTCGACTCAGTAGGATACTACCAAGAAATATGAACCACAAACTGTACTGTGACAATTATTACACAAGTCTGCCACTGCTTGTATGGTTACATAAACAAGGAATTTACTCACTTGGGACAGTCAGAAGAAACAGAGTGCCAGACTGCAAGCTCCCTTCAGAAGCTGAGCTGAAGAAAATGGCCCGAGGTGCATCAGTAGAGCGCGTCACAAAAGTGGATGGTGTCGACATATCAAATGTAGTGTGGAAAGATAACAAGAGTGTAatgttgctttctacacttgctggACAGCAGCCTATTCATGAAGCAGGGAGGTATGACAAAAAAGCAAAGTCAAGAATAACAATACCTTGTCCACAAATAATTAAGCTCTACAATAAACATATGGGAGGTGTTGACCTTGACAGCATAATGGCTCGACATAAAATTCTTGTGAAAAGTCGAAAATGGTATATAAGATTGTTTTACCATCTCCTGGACATGGGAGTAGTCAATTCCTGGCTGTTGTATAGGAGAGTAGCAGAAACCAAAGGGATTAGGAGAACTATGAAACTCTCCGAATTTCGAATGGAAATTGCTCACTGTTTGTGTCGCTCAGGTCAAACTTCAGCAAAACGTGGAAGGCCAAGTAATGAACTCGAAAACCAAATACAAGCTAAGAAGACAAAGGGGCCCACAGCACATGCACCTCCACAAGATGTAAGGCTGGATCAAGTAGGTCACCCGCCTTCGTACTTGCAA GTAGGGCCAATTAATGAACAAGACAAGATGAGCACTCAAAATGATGGGCTAAGTCTTGCATATAACAACCTCAACATAGCAATGAGTGCACCTAACAGAGTTTTTCAGTGTTGCTTAACATAA